In Candidatus Palauibacter scopulicola, one DNA window encodes the following:
- the alr gene encoding alanine racemase, whose product MDRPSPPLPRRRFLHLTGAALGLAATSGCATAARTRSPGAGLLSAAGTADRTWTPERFDPWIELDRAAWAHNVREAARLAGGRPILAVVKNNAYGLGDRAVGPLLAGMPEVGGIAAVRVEEALAMREEGVTKPIVVMAEGSEDEIEELARHDVLPSVWLDDAPARLRSVSRRLGRPVPVQLFIDTGMNREGMPYTRARGWIEELVQSEYVDVNGTYTMFMHDLDFNREQLARFEELLAWARGKSLPLGTLHASPSFELFNLPEAHYDMVRPGNALFGNHLSGGEGARDMADLRPVFRMNARVVRVERLEPGDSAGFRHTFTADRATWVALLPVGRTDGYPSEANGTCEVLINGRLYPVAGGVNSAHTILDIGPEKTVEVGDVATLVGPDHPSVLPHTVAERTGRGFLGIIQSMNPRLPRRVV is encoded by the coding sequence ATGGATCGCCCGTCACCGCCTCTTCCGCGCCGCCGCTTCCTCCACCTGACCGGCGCAGCCCTGGGCCTCGCCGCGACCTCCGGCTGCGCCACCGCTGCGAGGACGCGCAGTCCAGGCGCTGGCCTGTTATCCGCCGCCGGCACCGCCGACCGCACCTGGACTCCCGAGCGCTTCGACCCGTGGATCGAACTCGACCGCGCTGCCTGGGCCCACAACGTCCGCGAGGCCGCGCGGCTGGCGGGCGGCCGCCCCATCCTCGCGGTGGTGAAAAACAACGCCTACGGCCTGGGCGACCGTGCGGTCGGGCCGCTCCTCGCCGGGATGCCCGAGGTGGGCGGCATCGCCGCCGTGCGCGTCGAGGAGGCGCTCGCCATGCGCGAGGAGGGGGTGACCAAGCCGATCGTGGTCATGGCGGAGGGATCCGAGGATGAGATCGAGGAGCTGGCGAGACACGACGTGCTCCCGTCCGTGTGGCTGGACGATGCGCCCGCGCGGCTGCGGAGCGTGTCCCGGCGACTCGGCCGTCCCGTGCCCGTCCAGCTCTTCATCGATACGGGGATGAACCGGGAGGGGATGCCGTACACCCGCGCGCGCGGGTGGATCGAGGAACTCGTGCAGAGCGAATACGTCGACGTGAACGGCACCTACACCATGTTCATGCACGATCTCGACTTCAACCGGGAGCAGCTCGCGCGCTTCGAGGAGCTCCTCGCATGGGCCCGCGGGAAGAGCCTCCCCCTCGGCACCCTCCACGCTTCACCCTCCTTCGAGCTGTTCAACCTGCCCGAGGCGCACTACGACATGGTGCGGCCCGGGAACGCGCTGTTCGGAAACCACCTTTCCGGCGGCGAAGGCGCCCGGGACATGGCCGACCTCAGGCCCGTGTTTCGCATGAATGCGCGCGTGGTGCGGGTCGAACGCCTCGAGCCGGGCGACAGCGCGGGTTTCCGCCACACCTTCACCGCCGACCGGGCCACCTGGGTGGCGCTGCTGCCGGTCGGCCGCACCGACGGCTATCCGTCCGAAGCGAACGGGACGTGCGAGGTGCTGATCAACGGCCGCCTGTACCCCGTCGCGGGCGGGGTCAACTCCGCGCACACCATCCTCGACATCGGCCCGGAGAAGACGGTCGAGGTCGGCGATGTCGCCACGCTCGTCGGCCCCGACCATCCGTCCGTGCTTCCCCACACCGTCGCCGAACGGACGGGCCGCGGCTTCCTCGGAATCATCCAGTCCATGAACCCGCGGCTCCCGAGACGGGTGGTGTAG
- a CDS encoding cation:dicarboxylase symporter family transporter — MTARGRRRRNVPAYVWTILALVAGLAAGGFLSVPLAPVADATATLIAWVVAVVPLLILAALSPAIATLVRRGLAGRFAGAVVLWYVFTSTVAGLIAVVTSATIFRIPLASGDRGVWTEAAAMLRSLGEGGASWPLLAILAGVLLGAFGARHDPTYRVLRRIADSIERAGGKLAYVMLPLILAFGITLGVRFGASMGLSHYLTMAAYTCGLVLVWWAFYTFVLVRRVGRRPVGPVLRDYYAPTAVFAAGTCSSLATLPVNLANAKKVGVREEVADFVLPFGAVANLDASALAYVAYGPFVVSYVFGLELSWMMMLAAWPAVVLFTIAAPGLPAGMGTALWSATLFASMLGLEGQAQGEFIASWIALSGGIPDMLRTATNTTGDGYTAIIFDGRFDEFFARDRG; from the coding sequence GTGACGGCCCGAGGGCGGCGGAGGCGTAACGTCCCCGCGTACGTCTGGACGATCCTGGCGCTGGTGGCGGGTCTGGCCGCGGGCGGGTTCCTCTCCGTGCCGCTCGCGCCGGTGGCCGACGCCACGGCCACGCTCATCGCCTGGGTGGTCGCCGTCGTGCCGCTGCTGATCCTTGCCGCCCTCAGCCCGGCCATCGCCACTCTGGTGCGGCGCGGGCTCGCCGGGCGCTTCGCCGGCGCGGTCGTCCTGTGGTACGTCTTCACGTCTACCGTCGCCGGACTCATCGCCGTGGTGACCTCCGCCACGATCTTTCGCATCCCGCTGGCCTCGGGAGACCGGGGCGTATGGACCGAAGCCGCGGCCATGCTGCGGAGCCTCGGAGAGGGCGGAGCCTCGTGGCCGCTGCTCGCGATCCTCGCCGGCGTCCTGCTCGGGGCGTTCGGCGCCCGGCACGATCCGACCTACCGCGTGCTGCGAAGAATCGCCGACTCGATCGAGAGGGCGGGCGGCAAGCTGGCGTACGTCATGCTCCCGCTCATCCTCGCCTTCGGCATCACCCTGGGCGTGCGCTTCGGCGCGAGCATGGGGCTATCCCACTATCTGACGATGGCCGCCTACACCTGCGGGCTCGTCCTGGTCTGGTGGGCGTTCTACACGTTCGTGCTCGTCCGGAGGGTCGGACGGCGGCCCGTGGGGCCCGTGTTGAGGGACTACTATGCGCCGACCGCGGTCTTCGCCGCGGGCACGTGTTCGTCGCTGGCGACGCTCCCGGTCAACCTCGCCAACGCAAAGAAGGTCGGCGTGCGCGAGGAGGTGGCGGACTTCGTCCTCCCGTTCGGCGCCGTCGCGAACCTGGACGCGAGCGCGCTCGCCTACGTCGCGTACGGACCCTTCGTCGTGAGCTACGTGTTCGGCCTGGAACTGAGCTGGATGATGATGCTCGCCGCGTGGCCCGCCGTCGTCCTGTTCACGATCGCCGCTCCGGGGCTCCCGGCCGGGATGGGGACGGCGCTGTGGAGCGCGACGCTGTTCGCGAGCATGCTGGGGCTCGAAGGCCAGGCACAGGGCGAGTTCATTGCGAGCTGGATCGCGCTCTCCGGAGGCATTCCGGACATGCTGCGCACGGCGACGAACACGACCGGAGATGGCTACACCGCAATCATCTTCGACGGCCGCTTCGATGAGTTCTTCGCGAGGGACCGTGGCTGA